The Streptomyces nigra genome includes the window CTGGGCGTCCCGGTGCGTGCGGGGTCGTTCTTCGCGTACTCGGTGTCCCTGTCGGTCGTCGTGGCCGTGCTGGTGATGCCGCTGGTCGGGGCCGCCGCCGACCGGACGGGCCGCAAGAAGCCGCTCCTGGCGGCCGCCGCCTACACGGGCGCCGCGGCGACCACGGCGATGTTCCTGCTGGACGGGGACCGCTACCTGCTCGGCGGCCTGCTGCTCGTGGTGGCCAACGCCGCGCAGTCCGTCGCGATGATGCTCTACAACTCCTACCTGCCGCAGATCGCCCCTCCCGAGGAGCGCGACGCCGTCTCCTCCCGGGGCTGGGCGTTCGGCTACGCGGCGGGCTCGCTGATGCTGGTCGTGAACCTCGCCCTGTATCTGGGGCACGAGACCTTCGGGGTCTCCGAGGGCATGGCGGTCCGTATCTGCCTCGCCTCGGCCGGCCTGTGGTGGGGCGTCTTCGCGCTGGTGCCGCTGCTGCGGCTGCGCGACCGCGGGCCGTCCGCCGAGAAGGCCGGCCTGCAGCGCGGTACGACGACGGGGTTCCGGCAGCTCGCCGCGACCCTGCGCGACATGCGCCGGCACCCGCTGACGCTCGCCTTCCTGCTGGCCTATCTGGTCTACAACGACGGCATCCAGACGGTGATCACCCAGGCGTCGGTCTACGGTTCCAAGGAGCTGGGGCTCAGCCAGTCCACCCTCATCGGGGCCGTGCTGCTGGTGCAGGTGCTCGCGGTGGCCGGCGCGCTGACCATGGGCCGGCTGGCCCGCGTCCACGGGGCGAAGCGGACCATCCTCGGCTCGCTGGTCGCCTGGACGCTCACGCTGGCGGCCGGATACTTCCTGCCGGCCGGGGCGCCGGTGTGGTTCTTCGTGCTGGCGGCCGGGATCGGACTGGTCCTCGGCGGCAGCCAGGCGCTGTCGCGCTCCCTGTTCTCCCACCTGGTGCCGCCCGGGAAGGAGGCCGAGTACTTCTCGGCGTACGAGATCAGCGACCGGGGCATGAGCTGGCTGGGTCCGCTGCTGTTCGGTCTGACCTACCAGGTCACCGGGAGCTACCGGGACGCGATCATCTCGCTCGTGGCTTTCTTCGTGATCGGGTTCATCCTGCTCGCGCGGGTACCCGTACGGCGGGCGATCAGCGAGGCGGGCAACCCCGTACCGCCCACGATTTAGCGTTCGGAGTGAAAGGGCGGTAGTGTACGCGTTTGGCCTACCAGGCGTACCGTTACTGCGCGTCAAAGATGCCGAAACGCTGGGTCACATCTCCTAACAGATGTGACAAACCGGGCGCCGGTGGGTACGACATTGGTCAGCAAGGCTGCGGCTACGACGGCGACGCATGACCCGGAACGTGACTCGGAACGGGAATCTTTACCGCCGACCGGACGTTGACCGGATGACGACGACAGCGACACCTGTCCTGTGGGCGAC containing:
- a CDS encoding MFS transporter; the encoded protein is MGTDTVRTEAADDAAGRRREQRGWYFYDWACSVYSTSVLTVFLGPYLTSVAEAAADADGFVHPLGVPVRAGSFFAYSVSLSVVVAVLVMPLVGAAADRTGRKKPLLAAAAYTGAAATTAMFLLDGDRYLLGGLLLVVANAAQSVAMMLYNSYLPQIAPPEERDAVSSRGWAFGYAAGSLMLVVNLALYLGHETFGVSEGMAVRICLASAGLWWGVFALVPLLRLRDRGPSAEKAGLQRGTTTGFRQLAATLRDMRRHPLTLAFLLAYLVYNDGIQTVITQASVYGSKELGLSQSTLIGAVLLVQVLAVAGALTMGRLARVHGAKRTILGSLVAWTLTLAAGYFLPAGAPVWFFVLAAGIGLVLGGSQALSRSLFSHLVPPGKEAEYFSAYEISDRGMSWLGPLLFGLTYQVTGSYRDAIISLVAFFVIGFILLARVPVRRAISEAGNPVPPTI